A single genomic interval of Flavobacteriales bacterium harbors:
- a CDS encoding sigma-70 family RNA polymerase sigma factor: MEVEVNPDLSDKAMLDYRLVRAAIDSGDQKAYAQLMDRYRDSIYFMLLKMVNNRDDADDLTIEAFGKAFNKLHQYTPNYAFSTWLFKIASNNCIDFIRKKKKNLLSLDKPMEGHDGGEMTMDVPSGTLDPEEAYIKEQKKILMHGVVEKLKPRYRTLVELRYFKEYSYEEIAQELDLPLGTVKAQLFRAREFLYNILKNSKEKI, from the coding sequence ATGGAGGTAGAAGTAAATCCAGACCTATCAGATAAAGCAATGTTAGATTACCGACTCGTAAGAGCGGCAATCGATAGTGGCGATCAGAAGGCGTATGCCCAGCTGATGGATCGGTATCGCGATAGCATCTATTTCATGTTATTGAAGATGGTCAACAACAGAGATGATGCTGACGATCTTACCATTGAGGCTTTTGGAAAAGCCTTCAATAAGCTTCATCAGTACACACCCAATTACGCATTCAGTACGTGGTTGTTCAAGATCGCATCCAATAATTGCATCGATTTCATCCGTAAGAAAAAGAAAAACCTTCTTTCTTTGGATAAGCCCATGGAAGGCCACGATGGAGGCGAAATGACCATGGATGTTCCATCTGGAACGCTTGATCCTGAAGAAGCCTACATAAAGGAACAGAAGAAGATTCTGATGCATGGCGTTGTTGAGAAACTGAAACCGCGCTACAGAACCTTGGTGGAGCTTCGCTATTTCAAAGAATACTCTTACGAGGAAATTGCGCAGGAACTCGATCTTCCGCTGGGAACGGTGAAAGCACAGTTGTTCCGAGCACGCGAATTCCTTTACAATATTCTCAAAAACAGCAAGGAGAAGATTTGA
- a CDS encoding glycosyltransferase, with protein sequence MPFSRWLVLRHASMNLSDFQTLPTWQLVVVGVFISSLAVQLFYYAFFFARLAFHKPSKTVGNPEPVSVIICAWNEEDNLKKNLQSVLEQEYPEFEVIVVNDHSLDETDLLLQSWQQRYSHLRVINLSRENAKMRGKKFAISIGIKGAKYENLVFTDADCWPKSKHWLRSMAEGLKEEKMLVLGYGGFEKKPGIFNKFYRYEALHIAMQYLSYALAGLPYMGVGRNLAYRKDLFFQTKGFIKHRHVASGDDDLLVNEVSTGKNTAIEIRKESHTLSIPSENFSAWWRQKRRHLSTGSFYKASSKLFLGIFTLSHLLFYLSFFGVLSTETLYWLALCGITIKWLVHLSIISVVARLLEEHDLLLFSLLGDLFTPFFNTAVAISNRIKPPIRWR encoded by the coding sequence ATGCCCTTCAGCCGTTGGTTAGTTTTGCGCCACGCAAGCATGAACCTCTCCGATTTTCAAACCCTTCCGACCTGGCAGCTTGTAGTTGTGGGTGTGTTCATAAGCTCATTGGCTGTTCAGCTTTTCTATTACGCCTTCTTTTTTGCCCGATTGGCCTTTCATAAACCGAGCAAAACGGTGGGAAATCCTGAGCCTGTTTCTGTCATTATCTGTGCTTGGAACGAGGAAGATAACCTCAAAAAGAACCTTCAATCCGTACTTGAACAGGAATATCCCGAATTCGAAGTGATCGTTGTAAACGACCATTCTTTGGATGAGACAGATCTGTTGCTCCAATCTTGGCAGCAGCGCTATTCGCATTTGCGTGTCATTAACCTAAGTAGGGAAAATGCCAAAATGCGAGGTAAGAAGTTTGCTATTTCCATTGGTATTAAAGGCGCCAAATACGAGAATCTGGTTTTTACGGATGCCGATTGCTGGCCTAAATCGAAGCATTGGTTGCGTTCTATGGCCGAAGGATTGAAAGAGGAAAAAATGCTTGTACTCGGCTATGGAGGTTTTGAGAAGAAGCCAGGCATTTTCAATAAGTTCTATCGCTATGAAGCGCTTCATATTGCCATGCAATATCTGTCGTATGCGCTCGCAGGACTTCCGTATATGGGTGTTGGACGAAACTTGGCCTATCGGAAAGACCTGTTCTTTCAGACCAAAGGTTTCATCAAACATCGACATGTTGCTTCTGGAGATGACGATCTGTTAGTGAATGAGGTTTCTACTGGAAAGAACACGGCCATCGAGATCAGAAAAGAGTCGCATACACTTTCTATTCCTTCCGAAAATTTTTCTGCTTGGTGGCGACAAAAGAGGCGACATCTATCAACTGGGAGTTTTTATAAGGCTTCGTCCAAATTATTTTTAGGAATATTCACGCTTTCGCATCTACTCTTTTATCTGTCATTTTTTGGGGTTCTATCGACTGAAACATTGTATTGGTTGGCGCTATGTGGAATTACCATCAAATGGCTTGTTCATTTGTCGATCATAAGTGTGGTGGCGCGGCTCTTGGAAGAGCATGATCTTTTGTTATTTTCGCTACTAGGCGATTTGTTCACACCTTTTTTCAATACCGCAGTTGCCATTTCAAACCGAATAAAACCACCCATTAGATGGAGGTAG
- the tgt gene encoding tRNA guanosine(34) transglycosylase Tgt — MKFKLTHTDAGSKARRGQITTDHGTIETPIFMPVGTLGTVKGIHQQELVNEVKAEVILGNTYHLYLRPGTEILEEAGGLHKFMNWKKPILTDSGGYQVYSLAHKRKITEEGVTFASHIDGSKHFFSPETSMNIQRSIGADIIMAFDECTPYPCDYNYAKDSMHMTHRWLKRCCEHVDAGQPLYGHHQSLFPIVQGSTYKDLRIESAEKIASFEREGNAIGGLSVGEPDEEMYAMTEVVCDILPKDKPRYLMGVGTPANLLENIALGIDMFDCVLPTRNARHGLIYTWDGIINIKNKKWERDFSPLDAKGTSSVDSMYNRAYVRHLFACSELLGPQITSIHNLAFYLELMRQARLHIEAGDFSAWKDQTVPKLLTRL; from the coding sequence CTGAAGTTCAAACTGACACATACGGATGCGGGGTCAAAAGCCCGAAGAGGGCAGATCACAACGGATCATGGAACCATTGAAACACCCATCTTCATGCCTGTGGGCACGCTGGGAACGGTGAAGGGAATCCATCAGCAGGAATTGGTGAACGAAGTGAAAGCCGAAGTCATTCTTGGCAATACCTATCATCTTTATCTACGACCGGGAACGGAAATTCTGGAAGAGGCCGGAGGTCTTCACAAATTCATGAATTGGAAAAAACCGATCCTGACCGATAGCGGTGGTTATCAGGTGTACTCCTTGGCGCACAAGAGGAAGATCACCGAAGAAGGCGTCACGTTTGCCTCGCATATCGATGGATCGAAGCATTTTTTCAGTCCAGAAACTTCGATGAACATTCAGCGAAGCATCGGTGCCGATATCATTATGGCCTTTGACGAATGCACGCCATATCCGTGCGATTACAACTACGCAAAGGATTCGATGCACATGACGCACCGATGGCTGAAACGATGCTGTGAGCACGTAGATGCGGGCCAACCGCTTTACGGTCATCATCAATCGCTATTCCCTATTGTTCAAGGCTCGACCTATAAGGATCTTCGGATTGAAAGCGCTGAGAAAATTGCCTCATTTGAGCGTGAAGGAAATGCCATTGGCGGATTGAGCGTTGGCGAACCAGACGAAGAAATGTACGCCATGACAGAAGTTGTTTGCGATATCCTTCCGAAAGACAAACCGCGTTATCTGATGGGCGTTGGCACACCAGCCAATCTGTTAGAAAACATTGCGCTTGGCATAGACATGTTCGATTGCGTTTTACCTACTAGAAACGCTCGCCACGGATTGATCTATACTTGGGATGGCATCATCAACATAAAAAACAAGAAGTGGGAACGCGATTTTTCTCCTTTGGATGCAAAGGGAACAAGCTCGGTAGATAGCATGTACAACCGAGCATATGTTCGCCACTTGTTCGCATGCAGCGAATTGCTTGGACCGCAAATAACCAGCATACACAATTTGGCGTTCTATTTGGAGTTGATGCGCCAGGCACGGTTACACATAGAAGCTGGCGATTTCAGCGCATGGAAAGACCAGACCGTTCCAAAACTCCTTACACGACTCTAA
- a CDS encoding LptF/LptG family permease: MFTRIDRYILKQFLGTFVFTIGLIISITIVFDLSEKIDNFIEHDLSFYTVFSEYYIFFIPYFANLFSPLFIFVAVILFTSRMAYRSEIVAILSAGVSFYRLMVPYLLGATVLAIVSLGLNHFIIPKANEQRILFENTYINRPWKFYGRNQHYQIEPGTFIYFDSYSAERMTGYKFALEKFEDGKLTYKLISDHIVFDTTIQKWSVKKYYERTFDGLQEKIRQSEQLDTVFPFEPKDFGQQLKIVEAMDYWQLNDFIKTEEMRGSDYVDFFKVEKEKRTAMPFAAFILTIIGVSLASRKVRGGIGMHIGLGLLLSFSYILFMQVSQTFAIEGSMPVRLAVWVPNIMYLILGLVMLYKAPK, translated from the coding sequence GTGTTTACCCGAATAGACAGATACATTCTGAAGCAGTTCCTAGGAACGTTCGTGTTCACCATTGGGCTGATCATTAGCATCACCATTGTATTTGATCTTTCTGAAAAGATTGACAATTTCATAGAACACGACCTCTCGTTCTACACGGTTTTCTCTGAGTATTACATCTTCTTCATCCCCTACTTTGCCAATCTTTTCAGTCCGCTTTTCATTTTTGTGGCCGTTATTCTGTTCACATCCAGAATGGCGTATCGTTCGGAGATTGTAGCCATTCTAAGCGCAGGAGTCAGTTTTTATAGATTGATGGTTCCTTATCTTTTGGGCGCAACGGTTCTTGCTATTGTAAGCTTGGGACTGAACCATTTCATCATTCCGAAAGCGAACGAACAGCGGATACTTTTCGAGAATACTTACATCAACAGACCATGGAAATTCTACGGCCGAAATCAGCATTACCAGATTGAACCCGGAACCTTCATTTACTTCGATTCTTACAGTGCCGAACGAATGACCGGATACAAATTCGCACTCGAAAAGTTTGAGGATGGTAAACTCACCTACAAATTGATCTCTGACCATATCGTTTTCGACACGACCATACAGAAATGGAGCGTGAAGAAATATTACGAACGCACATTTGATGGATTGCAGGAGAAAATCCGACAGTCCGAGCAATTGGACACCGTTTTTCCATTCGAACCAAAAGATTTCGGCCAGCAATTGAAAATTGTGGAAGCCATGGATTATTGGCAATTGAACGACTTTATCAAAACGGAAGAAATGCGCGGTTCCGATTATGTCGATTTCTTTAAAGTGGAAAAGGAGAAACGAACTGCCATGCCATTTGCTGCTTTCATCCTAACCATCATTGGCGTGAGTTTGGCCAGCCGAAAAGTACGTGGCGGCATCGGCATGCACATCGGCCTTGGTCTACTTCTCAGCTTCTCCTACATCCTTTTCATGCAGGTCTCGCAGACCTTTGCCATTGAAGGAAGTATGCCTGTTCGCTTGGCTGTTTGGGTTCCCAATATCATGTACCTGATATTGGGATTGGTGATGCTTTATAAGGCTCCGAAATAA
- a CDS encoding DUF4442 domain-containing protein, with translation MGNRILDLQTKLKKVPFGNRIFSGFLARFAPYFTTIKPRVIELRPNYMKASMKKRPAVHNHLKTVHAIAMCNLCEFTGGILMEASIPKHRRWIPVGMTVNYVKKAMTNLTATCDLSSVNWETCDEVICHVSVRDTSDVEVMNAAITMKVSDKPKK, from the coding sequence ATGGGAAACCGCATCCTCGACCTACAAACAAAACTCAAGAAAGTACCATTCGGAAACCGCATTTTCTCCGGTTTTCTTGCTCGATTTGCTCCGTACTTCACTACTATTAAACCACGAGTAATTGAGCTTCGGCCCAATTACATGAAGGCTTCCATGAAGAAGCGACCAGCGGTTCATAATCACTTGAAAACCGTGCATGCCATTGCCATGTGCAATTTGTGTGAGTTCACTGGCGGCATTCTGATGGAAGCTTCCATTCCGAAGCATCGCAGATGGATTCCGGTTGGAATGACTGTGAATTATGTGAAAAAAGCGATGACTAATCTCACCGCCACTTGCGACCTGAGTTCAGTCAATTGGGAAACCTGCGATGAAGTGATCTGTCACGTTTCTGTTCGAGACACTTCTGATGTGGAAGTGATGAATGCCGCCATTACAATGAAGGTTTCGGATAAGCCAAAGAAGTAG
- the aroA gene encoding 3-phosphoshikimate 1-carboxyvinyltransferase, with the protein MKLLVPNGPLTGEVELPISKSIANRYQIIAALAGKDVKLPNSLPEDVKVLRDALSSNSDKINIGMAGTAMRFLTAYYSAQEGKSVVLTGDERMKQRPISELVTVLRELGSVIDYVENDGFPPLKIVGKKLKGGKVEISASVSSQFVSALMMIAPRMKDGLTILLDGKVLSRPYIELTADCMRQSGIEVQFQGNTVDIAAGNYQISNLDVEADWSAASYFYALAAARPNSKFLLKGLKLNSSQGDSILKEWFLGMGVTSVQKENGVEISSIEVVDFPKSIDFTHNPDLAQTFAFLAVTLGKSLALTGLDNLRFKETDRLKALKWELKKLGVYVAIRGDSLTVSGSISAETAVINTYNDHRMAMSAAVLSTVMRTEIENPEVVEKSFPTFWSELQNIGFKTD; encoded by the coding sequence ATGAAATTGCTTGTGCCAAATGGACCGTTGACGGGAGAAGTGGAACTTCCGATTTCGAAAAGCATTGCCAATCGTTATCAGATTATTGCAGCGCTTGCAGGAAAAGATGTAAAACTTCCGAATTCGCTTCCAGAGGATGTGAAAGTGTTGCGCGATGCATTGAGTTCAAATTCCGATAAAATCAACATCGGAATGGCAGGAACGGCCATGCGATTTCTCACTGCTTATTATTCTGCGCAAGAAGGAAAAAGCGTTGTGCTTACAGGCGATGAACGAATGAAACAACGACCGATTTCCGAATTGGTAACGGTGCTTCGCGAACTTGGTTCGGTCATCGACTATGTTGAAAACGATGGTTTTCCACCGTTGAAAATCGTTGGAAAGAAGCTTAAAGGAGGAAAAGTTGAAATCTCCGCTTCCGTAAGTAGTCAGTTCGTTTCGGCTTTGATGATGATTGCTCCAAGAATGAAGGACGGACTCACTATTCTACTCGATGGGAAAGTGCTTTCACGACCTTACATTGAACTTACGGCCGATTGCATGCGTCAGTCCGGGATTGAAGTTCAATTTCAAGGAAATACCGTAGATATAGCAGCAGGGAATTATCAGATTTCGAACTTGGATGTGGAGGCAGACTGGAGCGCAGCGTCTTATTTCTACGCACTTGCCGCAGCAAGACCAAATTCAAAATTCCTGCTGAAAGGGTTGAAGCTCAATTCTTCTCAGGGCGATTCAATACTGAAAGAATGGTTTTTGGGAATGGGCGTAACATCGGTTCAGAAGGAAAATGGAGTTGAGATTTCTTCTATTGAAGTAGTCGATTTCCCTAAAAGCATTGATTTTACCCACAACCCGGACCTCGCGCAGACATTTGCGTTTCTTGCCGTAACTCTTGGAAAGTCATTGGCGCTTACCGGTTTGGACAACCTTAGGTTCAAAGAAACAGACCGGTTGAAAGCGCTTAAGTGGGAGTTGAAAAAACTGGGGGTATATGTAGCTATCCGCGGAGATTCGTTGACCGTTTCGGGTTCAATTTCTGCTGAAACCGCTGTCATCAATACATACAATGATCACCGAATGGCGATGAGTGCTGCGGTTCTTTCAACAGTAATGAGAACTGAAATTGAAAATCCTGAAGTAGTGGAAAAAAGCTTTCCTACCTTTTGGTCGGAATTACAAAACATTGGATTTAAAACAGACTGA
- the aroB gene encoding 3-dehydroquinate synthase: protein MSPVLFREQAWRFLTDLLANEKAIILCDSNTDQCFEYLHVACPKTAELPIIQMEAGEQHKTLKTCEMVWYQLTEFGADRNTILLNIGGGVVTDLGGFTASTFMRGIRFVNIPTSLLGMVDAAIGGKTGVDFGGLKNMVGTFTQPEAVLIDSNFLKTLPARQYRNGLAEVLKHAFISDSSILNLMDANEDELISRSVQVKLDVVKRDEFETGERKKLNFGHTVGHAIESHFLETDKSVLHGEAIAAGMILESWISHKVAGLSNVELNSICTAIDSIFSKISISEIDWISVKKLLIYDKKNRDGQVQFVLLRAIGDAVTDQFVSEELLDQAFHFYSTRS from the coding sequence ATGAGTCCAGTGCTGTTCAGAGAGCAAGCGTGGCGTTTTCTGACGGATCTGTTGGCAAACGAGAAGGCAATCATTCTTTGCGATTCCAACACGGATCAATGTTTTGAATATCTGCATGTGGCGTGCCCGAAAACGGCTGAATTACCCATCATTCAAATGGAAGCTGGTGAGCAGCATAAAACGCTGAAAACCTGCGAAATGGTCTGGTATCAACTTACCGAATTCGGTGCCGATCGCAATACAATTTTGCTAAATATCGGTGGCGGTGTGGTTACCGATCTTGGTGGTTTTACGGCTTCCACGTTCATGCGAGGAATCCGATTTGTAAATATTCCCACTTCGCTTTTGGGAATGGTCGATGCGGCCATTGGAGGAAAAACGGGAGTCGATTTTGGTGGTTTGAAGAACATGGTTGGAACTTTTACTCAGCCTGAAGCCGTTCTCATTGATTCCAATTTTTTGAAGACGTTGCCAGCGCGCCAATACCGAAATGGCTTGGCGGAAGTGTTGAAGCACGCCTTCATTTCAGATAGTTCCATTCTCAATCTGATGGATGCCAATGAAGACGAGCTGATATCTCGCTCGGTGCAGGTGAAGTTGGATGTTGTAAAGCGCGATGAGTTTGAGACGGGCGAACGCAAGAAACTGAACTTCGGGCATACGGTTGGACATGCCATTGAAAGTCATTTTTTGGAAACTGATAAATCCGTTTTGCATGGTGAAGCCATTGCGGCAGGTATGATTTTGGAATCTTGGATTTCGCACAAAGTAGCAGGTCTTTCTAATGTGGAGTTGAATTCAATTTGCACAGCAATTGATTCGATTTTTTCAAAAATTTCTATCTCGGAAATCGACTGGATATCCGTCAAGAAATTACTCATCTACGATAAGAAGAATCGCGATGGACAGGTTCAATTTGTGCTGCTACGAGCCATTGGCGATGCAGTGACCGATCAATTTGTTTCGGAAGAATTGTTGGACCAAGCGTTCCATTTCTACTCAACGCGGTCATGA
- a CDS encoding bifunctional 3-deoxy-7-phosphoheptulonate synthase/chorismate mutase type II, translating to MEFRRKHRPFVIAGPCSAETREQVLETADGLKNLNVDLLRAGVWKPRTRPGNFEGVGEEGIAWLKEAGEKIGKPISVEVANTLHVEMALKGGVDVLWIGARTTVNPFMVQEIADALKGTNVPVLVKNPVNPDVELWIGAIERLQSVGLTKLGAIHRGFSTFQKSPFRNSPNWNIPIELKRRMPELPIICDPSHICGNRELLSEVAQKAIDLNMDGLMLETHRDPIKAWSDADQQVTPQELERILSELVWRNPNSLDLEVKAKLEQLRATIDGLDRDILDLLVERLSVSRSIGEYKREHNITILQHQRWNEILHDREAHVQGKDLSLKFLHKFLEAIHEESIQQQTQVMNSSKSKNA from the coding sequence ATGGAATTCAGAAGAAAACACCGACCGTTTGTGATTGCTGGGCCTTGCAGTGCAGAAACGCGCGAGCAAGTGTTGGAAACGGCTGACGGATTGAAGAATCTAAACGTTGATCTGCTTCGAGCAGGCGTCTGGAAACCACGTACGCGTCCAGGGAATTTTGAAGGAGTAGGAGAAGAGGGAATTGCGTGGTTGAAGGAGGCAGGCGAAAAGATCGGGAAGCCGATTTCGGTTGAAGTTGCAAATACATTGCATGTTGAAATGGCGCTGAAGGGCGGTGTGGATGTGCTTTGGATCGGAGCACGGACAACAGTAAATCCATTTATGGTGCAAGAAATTGCCGATGCGTTGAAAGGAACAAACGTTCCCGTTTTGGTGAAGAATCCCGTGAATCCCGATGTTGAGTTGTGGATTGGAGCTATTGAACGCCTACAATCTGTCGGGTTAACCAAATTGGGAGCCATTCATCGCGGGTTTTCAACATTTCAAAAATCGCCTTTTCGCAACAGTCCCAATTGGAATATTCCGATTGAATTGAAGCGTAGAATGCCCGAATTGCCGATCATTTGCGACCCGAGTCATATTTGCGGAAACAGAGAATTATTGTCGGAAGTGGCGCAGAAAGCCATCGACCTGAACATGGATGGTTTGATGCTGGAAACCCATCGAGACCCAATTAAAGCTTGGAGCGATGCCGATCAGCAGGTCACGCCACAGGAATTGGAAAGAATTCTGTCTGAATTGGTTTGGCGAAATCCCAATTCGCTCGATCTTGAAGTGAAGGCTAAATTGGAGCAGCTTCGCGCCACCATTGATGGACTTGATCGAGACATTCTTGATCTACTCGTTGAGCGATTATCCGTTTCTCGCAGCATTGGCGAATACAAGCGCGAGCACAACATCACCATTTTGCAGCATCAGCGTTGGAATGAAATTCTCCACGATCGCGAAGCGCACGTTCAAGGGAAAGACCTTTCATTGAAATTTTTGCACAAGTTTTTGGAAGCGATCCATGAGGAAAGCATTCAGCAACAAACGCAAGTAATGAATTCATCCAAATCCAAAAACGCATGA
- the aroC gene encoding chorismate synthase encodes MAGNTFGKLFQITTFGESHGPSIGVVIDGFPAGIEVNEALIHQDLQRRRPGQSKLTSQRKETEEFQILSGVFEGKSLGTPIAVTIPNSDARSKDYAHLEKTFRPSHADFTYEAKYGHRDHRGGGRSSARETAARVVACAFAKMLLQQAGIEIVAYVSSVADVRATVNDQTVSLNDVEKSLVRCPDEKASSEMEKLIDSVRKEGDTVGGIIRCVVRNVPAGLGEPVFDKLHADLGKAMLSINAVKGFEIGSGFASTKMRGSEHNDIFTSEGGKINTSTNHSGGIQGGISNGMDITFNVAFKPVATIMQSQLSVNSDGNEVTLEGKGRHDPCVVPRAVPIVEAMAAIVLADHYLRNRTQQNG; translated from the coding sequence ATGGCTGGAAACACATTCGGAAAATTGTTTCAAATCACCACGTTTGGCGAAAGCCATGGGCCAAGTATTGGCGTGGTCATCGATGGATTTCCTGCGGGAATCGAAGTGAATGAAGCGTTGATTCATCAGGACCTACAGCGAAGACGGCCAGGACAATCCAAGCTGACTTCGCAACGCAAGGAAACGGAGGAATTTCAGATTCTTTCAGGTGTTTTTGAAGGGAAATCGCTCGGAACGCCAATTGCCGTCACAATTCCGAACTCAGATGCGCGTTCCAAAGATTATGCGCATCTCGAAAAAACCTTCCGTCCATCGCATGCTGATTTCACGTACGAGGCAAAATATGGCCATCGCGACCATCGAGGTGGTGGGCGCTCATCGGCTAGAGAAACTGCTGCGCGTGTGGTGGCTTGCGCCTTTGCTAAAATGCTACTTCAGCAAGCGGGAATTGAGATTGTTGCCTACGTTTCTTCGGTTGCCGATGTTCGTGCAACGGTCAATGATCAAACAGTTTCTTTGAATGATGTGGAGAAAAGTCTCGTCCGTTGCCCAGATGAAAAAGCATCGTCCGAAATGGAAAAACTCATCGATTCGGTTCGAAAAGAGGGAGATACTGTGGGCGGAATCATCCGGTGTGTGGTACGAAATGTCCCCGCAGGTTTGGGCGAACCAGTCTTCGATAAGCTTCATGCTGATCTTGGTAAAGCCATGTTGAGCATAAATGCTGTGAAGGGATTTGAAATCGGTTCTGGATTCGCTTCCACCAAAATGCGAGGTTCCGAACACAACGATATTTTTACTTCTGAAGGAGGGAAAATCAATACCAGTACAAACCATAGCGGAGGAATTCAAGGAGGCATTTCCAATGGGATGGACATCACATTCAACGTGGCCTTCAAACCTGTGGCCACCATTATGCAGTCGCAATTGAGTGTCAATTCTGATGGCAACGAAGTAACCTTAGAGGGAAAAGGTCGCCACGATCCGTGTGTTGTTCCGCGCGCAGTGCCGATTGTAGAAGCGATGGCCGCAATCGTGCTTGCAGATCATTATTTGAGAAACAGAACGCAACAGAACGGTTGA